CTGCGTGGGTGAGTCAGCAGTGCAACACATTGCAGTAACCCAGTCGTCAGCGATCGCTCAATTTTTAGCAGAAGAGGCGGGAGACTATGCCCCCGCAGTCCTCAGTGGCTTTTACAAAACTGTCAACCGCGCGCAGACGATGCATTTGTTGGTCAGCGGAATCGAAATACCTAGCTTTTATCTAAGGTTACGTTCCTTTGTGTACTGTGACGACTGTTTCGAAGAGGGCTGGCAGCGCCAAATCCAAGACATAATACTTACAGAATTTTGCCCATACCACCAAAAAAAATACTTGATGCACTGCCCCGCATGCGGTGGAGATATTAAGTGGTGGCAGGCGCTACATGGTAAATGTCACTACTGCGGGGATATCCTTAAGTGTGTTCCATGCACTGCCCAGGACTGTAGGCCTGAAGAGTATCTTGTGCAGAATTTGAAGACCCACAATCAGGCTTACCTTGACAAAATCATGAGAATTGCTCGTCAATTGGGAGATATTAAGAAAAAAAAGTCTACCGCACCCGAGGGCAGTCGCTGCCAGATTAATGAAGCAGCAATGCTCATTGCGAATAATGATGCGTACGGAATTCTGCAACACCTGACAGCGTTACATAGCATATATCCCGATATCGACAAGGCTTGGATAGCCGCCCGTTTCTCAGGTTTCAAGAGCCCTGAAGTCAATGAAGCTATAAATGCCTTCATGAAACGGACAACGTGTTCTCAGAACAGCATCCGCAGCGATACACCTTTTCTATTAACGCCCGGACAAGTCAGACGAAAAATGCAGGCGGAGGGCCTACGCTTCGCCACCATCAGCCAGATATGCCATAGCCTTAACGCAACGAGAAAATCCTGTACCAATGATGACATCCTTGCAATATCTTTGGCGCTTGAAAAATATCACGCTAGGAGTGCTGGACGATTACCCCTCGCACAGTCAGAGATGTGGACTACCAATGAGGTCGCTAGGCGGCTAAATGTCAAATCGAACGTCGTACAAACTTATGCCAGAGATGGCTTATTGCCATTCTATTGCGGCAAAAAGGCCAAGAAATTTTTCCTCCCAGCTGACGTGGACTGCCTACTCGATCGACTCCAACCTCCACACTACATTGCAGCAACCTGTGGCGTTAAAGTCATAAAAATTCGCAAAGCTATTCTCGAATCTCAAGTTAAACCCAGCTACAACGCCGAACTCCACTGGTCGTACTGGTTATTCACGTCAGAAGACATCCAGTCAATCAAGCGAACGTTGGCTCACAAAAAATCACGGGCCACGGAAGCGTTTCCGTTAATTCTCCCAAACCTCCCGGCTGATCCAGTTTTTTTCGCGCAATTTCTAAGCTTTGCGCAGACAGCGAAATCACTTCGAATTACAACAGGAGCCGTTCATGAGCTTATAAAGTGGTGTCACTTGAAAAACTGCTACAGATCTGTGAAGAAAATCTACATCCCTAAAACGGAAGTCAAAAAATTCAGAAAAAAATACTTGAATAGCAAAACCACCAGCAAAATTCTGAAAATCTCTTCAAACCGTCAGGCCGATGTACTGCAGTTTTTTGGCATCAAGCCACTAACCTTTCCCGCTACCACACAATCCCGAATCACTGCCATCTATAGAAAAAGCGAAATTTCAAAGTTTGCCACTCACCTAATCACAGAAAAACCCACGGAAAATCAGAATTACTTACCAATTGTTATCGCCGCCAAACGTGCACAAGTTACCGAACATACCCTTAGAGCCCTGGCCTATCACAATGTGCTCACTCACGTAGCGGGTCAGTTATCGTTTTATTTCCGGCCCAGCGTTCTGGATTTGTTCCGAAAGAAATTTTCGATTATCGAAAAACTGCTTGCCCCACTAGGCTTTCCGTCGCGACCAACCCCTAGACTTATCGAGACGCTGTACAAGTACGACACCAAAGAAATGTCGCCCAGGACCAATACAGCAGAATTCTATCGAAGCAGCACCGACATACTCTCGTATCTAAATTCAGAGACGCCAATTAACTCCCCCATCTTGACCAAAATAAGAAGAACGGCAAATTACTTCTGCCCTAAGGTGCCAACCCTACCGCCGGACTGCATATTGCTCAGCATCGCCCTCGAACAATGTCAAATGAGCTACAACGACTTTTATTGCACGTTTTTAAAGAAAGGATTTGCGTCATTAATCAGACACGAGAGAGAGAAATACCTTAATAGAAAAGATTTTAATAAGTGCCAACGCATCCTCGCCTCGTACATAACCTGCGCAATGGCCGACCGATTGATTTTCAAAAACCCCGGAACTAGCCGATGCTTGATTAGACGGAACATTCTGACAGGAGAACACCTATCCAGTTTTATCGAAAACCCATTGATACAGCGGGACATGATATCGCAGTACCTTATAAATCATCCCGTAAGCTCTCATCTCAAATCCGAATAATCACAAGCTCAATCGACCAGGGCACCACTAACTTTCCAAAGCTCACCTCGTTCTCCAACCATGACGCACCTTCAAGCCAGTCGCACCCGACTTCTGCTCGCCACGCCTCCTGCCACTTTTAAACTTGATCCACATGGATAAACTCCGTTGCTGGACCACACTGCCCCGTGAACCTCCTACGGCCACCCGAAAGCATATTCACTTGTATAAATTTTTGCTCGACAATATTCATCAGTATTATTTTTTTTGAACACATGCAATTCAAGGCTTCATGAATTTTGCAGCAACCTCGGTCAGCCATATCAATTTGAACAGAAATTGATCGGGAGGATCTGAGTGAACTGGTCAGCGCCATAAAAGCGGTATTGTCAGGTTACAACTACTTCCCCAGTGAGGCCTTGAATCCTGTCCGTGGTGATGACGTGCGTTGCGCCGAGCTGGAACTGTTCAAGTCAGTCAATGATAGAGAATTGATGGTACTGCAACTTTTTGCACAAGGCCGTACCAACAAGGAAATTGCCAAAGGCATGTTTCTAAGCAACAAGACTGTCAGCACCTATAAAAAACGACTGATGCAGAAACTCAAAGCCAAATCCCTGGTTGAACTCATCGAGATGGCAAAACGTAACGCATTAGTGTGAGACACAGGATGCCCCGTCGCATTAAGGATTATCTGATTTCAGTGGCTGCAGGTTTATGCCTGAGCACTTCAGTACCTGCCTCGCAGATTGCCAGCGAACACTTCACCCTGCTCAGTCGATCGACCCTCCGGCATCTGGACGTCCAACTGGATCCATCGCAACGGCAATGGATAACGAGTAAGCGCGAACTTATCCTGGGTACGTCGGCCCCGGACTATCCTCCTTTCGACCTGACCGTCAGCGGCAAGGACTACGAAGGCTTCACCGCCGATTACGCTGGCATTCTCGGCAAAACCCTCGGTTTACCAGTCAAGGTCCAACGCTTTGCGTCCCGCGGAGCTGCCATCAAGGCACTTGAAAAAGGCGAGGTCGATCTGCTCGGCACAGCCAATGGGTTCGAGGCTCACAATGCCGATATCGCGCTTTCCACGCCCTACGCCGTGGACCAGCCGGTCCTGGTGACACGGGAAGGAGAAACCCGATCCCTGACCGAAGGCCTCGCCGGCTTGCGGCTGAGCATGGTGTATCACTACTTGCCACTGGAGGAAGTCAGGGCCTTGTATCCCAAGGCAACCATTACGTCCTATCCGTCCTACCAGAATGCGATCAATGCGGTGGCATTCGATCAGGCCGATGTCTTCCTGGGCGACACCATCTCGACCCATTACATGATCAACAAGGGTTACCTGAACAACATCCGCATGGCTAACTTCGGCAAACACGAAGCCCACGGTTTCAGCTTTGCCGTGCACAGGCACAACCCGGAATTGCTCGGGATCATCAATGCCATGCTCATGGCCATCCCCGCCAGCGAACGGCAGAACATCGCCGAGCGCTGGAGTGCCGGCAGTGACATTCTTCTTACCGACCAGAAGTTACAACTCACCGACCCCGAAGAACAGTGGCTGGCGCAACATCCGATCGTGCGCGTGGTGGTCAACGAGGCGCTTGCGCCGCTGTCGTTTTTCGACAGCAATGGCAATTTTCGCGGTGTCACCGCAGACCTGCTTGAACTGATCAGATTGCGCACCGGCCTGCGTTTCGACATCCGTCGAAGCCGAAACGATGACGAGATGATCGAACAGATCAAGGACAATAAAGCCGATGTAATCGCCGCCCTGCTCCCCAGCGCCGAACGTGATACAGCACTGAATTTCACCCGCCCCTATCTGCAAAACTCCTTTGTCCTTCTGACTCGCAAAGCCGCCGACAGCCCGGCAAACCTTGAGCAGCTGGCGGGCAAACGCCTGACCATCGCCCAGGGCAGCCCACTGGTGGATTACCTGCGCCGCGAGTTCCCGCGGATCAGGTTGATTGAAACCCCGGACACGTTCAGCGCGGTGGAATTGCTCGCCGAAGGCAAGGCAGAAGGTGCGGTGAACTCACTGGTCATCGCCAACTACTTCATTTCATCACGGCTTTTCGAGCACACACTTCAGATCCGGACCACCATTGGCACCCGGCAGGCCGCATTTTCCCTGGCGACCGGACGAGAGGCCAAAGAGCTGAACGCCATCCTCAACAAGGCACTCCTGAGCATCGCCCCGGAAGAACTGGGCATCATCAACAGCCGCTGGCGTGGCTATTCGGCGTCCTCGCAAAGCACCTGGCGCAATTACCAGCGATTGTTCTATCAGATCGTGATCGGGGCCGGCGTGCTGCTCCTGCTTTCCGCTGCCTGGAATGCCTATATGCGTCGCCAGATCAAACAGCGTCAGGCGGCCGAGCGCGCGCTGAA
This DNA window, taken from Pseudomonas fluorescens NCIMB 11764, encodes the following:
- a CDS encoding transporter substrate-binding domain-containing protein, whose product is MPRRIKDYLISVAAGLCLSTSVPASQIASEHFTLLSRSTLRHLDVQLDPSQRQWITSKRELILGTSAPDYPPFDLTVSGKDYEGFTADYAGILGKTLGLPVKVQRFASRGAAIKALEKGEVDLLGTANGFEAHNADIALSTPYAVDQPVLVTREGETRSLTEGLAGLRLSMVYHYLPLEEVRALYPKATITSYPSYQNAINAVAFDQADVFLGDTISTHYMINKGYLNNIRMANFGKHEAHGFSFAVHRHNPELLGIINAMLMAIPASERQNIAERWSAGSDILLTDQKLQLTDPEEQWLAQHPIVRVVVNEALAPLSFFDSNGNFRGVTADLLELIRLRTGLRFDIRRSRNDDEMIEQIKDNKADVIAALLPSAERDTALNFTRPYLQNSFVLLTRKAADSPANLEQLAGKRLTIAQGSPLVDYLRREFPRIRLIETPDTFSAVELLAEGKAEGAVNSLVIANYFISSRLFEHTLQIRTTIGTRQAAFSLATGREAKELNAILNKALLSIAPEELGIINSRWRGYSASSQSTWRNYQRLFYQIVIGAGVLLLLSAAWNAYMRRQIKQRQAAERALNDQLIERRQLFEELRCAKERADEANRAKSTFLATMSHEIRTPMNAVIGMLELTLKRIESNHPDRPAIDVAYNSARDLLELIGDILDIARIESGRLSLSPERVNPSEIVGSVVRIFEGLARQKNLELLLELNPANPAIDVLLDPMRFKQVLSNLVSNAIKFTEQGQVRITVELLATPEPEQVRMLLQVEDSGIGISEQDQRRLFEPFAQANGTGQSGRGGAGLGLVISRSLCEMMGGSLRLDSQPGVGTQVQVSLLLSTLPLEQMSKTTETPIHTSTAPLNVLVIDDHPANRLLMCQQLEFLGHRFSVAEDGEAGFEAWKSGLFDLVIVDCNMPVMNGYELTHAIRDHEQQSDRSPCTVLGFTANAQPEERQHCKQAGMDDCLFKPLTLSALSQWIAEIEPTNRSPAFSLKGLHLLTGGNPAMDLRLLTELLSSNRLDRQALQALSRSNDPQSFLDIAHKIKGAARIVQATRLIDRCEALERVCHEVFHHDNVAECRKAIEGAMLELEQSLLQQIGQNDKSRMMEP